A section of the Pithys albifrons albifrons isolate INPA30051 chromosome 4, PitAlb_v1, whole genome shotgun sequence genome encodes:
- the IKZF1 gene encoding DNA-binding protein Ikaros isoform X9 has translation METDEAQDMSQVSGKESPPMSDVPDDPDEPMPVPEDLSTSTGGQQSSKNDRILAAYFSVLRKPPSTSSFPGAAYGAEGFRDFHAIIPKSFSTGNIKIETHSDEENGRACEMNGEECAEDLRMLDATGEKMNGSHNGPGSKAMSGVGGIRLPNGKLKCDICGIICIGPNVLMVHKRSHTGERPFQCNQCGASFTQKGNLLRHIKLHSGEKPFKCHLCNYACRRRDALTGHLRTHSVGKPHKCGYCGRSYKQRSSLEEHKERCHNYLQTMNLSSSIYPVIKDETNQSEMAEDLCKIGSERALVLDRLASNVAKRKSSMPQKFVGEKCLPDLPYDATTNYEKENEIMQTHVIDQAINNAISYLGAESLRPLVQTPPGGSEVVPVISPMYQLHKPLGDNQVRSNLPQDSTVENLLLLSKAKSVSSERDASPSNSCQDSTDTESNNEERNGLIYLTNHIGPHARNGISIKEENRQYDVLRAGTDNSQDAFKVISSNGEQVKVYKCEHCRVLFLDHVMYTIHMGCHGFRDPFECNMCGYHSQDRYEFSSHITRGEHRFHMS, from the exons CTGCCTATTTCTCTGTCCTTCGAAAGCCACCCTCTACGTCCAGTTTCCCAGGAG CTGCATACGGGGCGGAAGGCTTTAGGGACTTTCATGCAATAATTCCCAAATCTTTTTCCA ctggtAATATTAAAATAGAGACTCATAGTGATGAAGAGAATGGGCGTGCCTGTGAAATGAATGGGGAAGAATGTGCAGAGGATTTACGAATGCTTGATGCcacaggagagaaaatgaaTGGCTCACACAATGGCCCAGGCAGCAAGGCTATGTCAGGAGTTGGAGGCATTCGACTTCCTAATGGAAAGCTAAAATGTGATATCTGTGGGATAATTTGCATCGGTCCAAATGTGCTCATGGTTCACAAACGAAGCCACACTG GAGAACGCCCTTTCCAGTGCAATCAGTGCGGAGCCTCCTTTACACAGAAGGGCAACCTTCTGCGCCACATAAAGTTGCACTCAGGTGAAAAGCCCTTCAAGTGTCACCTGTGTAACTACGCTTGCCGTCGCAGGGATGCCCTCACGGGACACCTGAGGACTCACTCTG TTGGCAAACCCCATAAGTGTGGATACTGTGGTCGCAGTTATAAGCAGCGCAGCTCTTTGGAAGAACATAAAGAACGCTGCCATAACTACCTGCAAACCATGAATCTCTCCAGCAGCATTTATCCAG TCATAAAAGACGAAACTAACCAGAGTGAAATGGCTGAAGACCTGTGCAAGATAGGGTCAGAAAGAGCCCTCGTGCTGGATAGACTAGCAAGTAACGTCGCCAAACGTAAGAGCTCTATGCCTCAGAAATTTGTTG GTGAAAAATGTTTGCCCGATCTTCCATATGATGCCACCACCAATTATGAGAAGGAGAATGAAATCATGCAGACACACGTTATCGACCAGGCCATTAATAATGCCATCAGTTATCTGGGGGCAGAGTCCTTGCGTCCCCTTGTCCAGACGCCACCAGGGGGTTCTGAGGTGGTGCCTGTCATCAGCCCCATGTATCAGCTCCACAAACCTCTTGGGGACAATCAGGTTCGCTCCAACcttccccaggacagcacagtgGAAAATTTGTTGCTGCTTTCCAAAGCCAAATCTGTCTCCTCTGAACGCGATGCCTCTCCCAGCAACAGCTGCCAAGACTCAACAGATACAGAGAGCAATAATGAGGAACGCAATGGTTTGATCTACCTGACAAATCACATAGGTCCCCATGCAAGAAATGGCATCTctataaaagaagaaaacaggcaATATGATGTCTTGAGAGCAGGTACTGACAATTCCCAGGATGCTTTCAAAGTGATCAGCAGCAATGGGGAGCAAGTAAAAGTTTACAAGTGTGAACACTGTCGAGTCCTTTTCTTGGATCATGTGATGTATACAATCCACATGGGTTGCCACGGGTTCCGTGATCCTTTTGAATGCAACATGTGTGGCTACCATAGCCAGGACAGGTATGAATTCTCTTCCCACATAACTCGAGGGGAGCACCGTTTCCACATGAGTTAA